In Arachis hypogaea cultivar Tifrunner chromosome 7, arahy.Tifrunner.gnm2.J5K5, whole genome shotgun sequence, the genomic window caatttccaaaaaattcaatcaaagcaattcgtcttgataatgctggtgaatttacttcccaaacttttgatgcttattgtatgctaatggaataagtgttgaacatccggtagcttatgttcacacacaaaatgggttagcagaatcacttattaaacgcctccaattaattgctagacccttacttatgagaacaaatctcccaacctcggtttgggggcatgctattttacatgccgcagcacttattcgtttgaggccaacgggttaccatcagttctctcctatgcaattaactTTTGGCCAGCAGTCAAATATTTTCCGTTTAAAAATATTCgaatgtgcgatatatgttcccattgtactacctaatcgcaccaaaatgggatcccaaaaaaaattggggatatatgttggatatgattctttttctatagtgaggtatcttgagatacaaactggagatgtatttaaagcccagtTTGcatattgtcattttgatgaatcaaaatttccaacattaaggggagagaataagcttcctgaaaaggaacttaattagaatgcatcatcgttgatgcatttagatcctcgatcagggcaatatgaactagaagttcaaaagattatacatttgcaaagaatagcaaatgaattgcctgatgcattttccgatacaaagaggataactaaatcttatataccagcgaaaaatgccccaattcaaatttatgtcccagtaggacaaatagccactgaagcaaattcacgccagaagcgtggcaggcttatcggttccaaagacaaaaattctcaaaaaagaaaagaggtaaatacgattcctgttgaaaaagacatagtaaaaacACCTGCAGTTATCTAAAATTATGATacagttttaacgccagaagacattcaggtacctgaaaattgtgaaaatgacgagatctcgataaattatgtctttataggAGAGAAATgtgaccgaaataagacaattgtcaatgaaatatttgcatataatgtggcattaaatatcatgcatgaaagtaaggatcttgagccaagatcagtcgaagaatgtcgacaaagaaatgattggctaaaatgggaagaagccatgaaggctgaattaaactcacttgcaaaacgtgaagtctttggacctgtagtccataCACCTGAaaatgtaaaacctgttggataccgatgggtatttgtgagaaaacgaaatgcgaaaaatgaagttgtgcgctacaaagcccgacttgtggcacaagatttttcacaaaggcccagtatagattatgaagaaacgtattcccctgtagtggatgcaataacattgcgttatttggtcagtttatttgCATaacataaactgcatatgcatttaatggatgagATAACAACCTAtttgtacggctcattagatcgtgatatctatatgaaagtccctgaaggattaaagatatctaaaccatctaatgaatattcgcaagggttatactcagtcaaattgcaaagatctttatatggtctaaagcaatctggacgaatgtggtataatcatctTACTGAATATCTGGCTagaaacggattcaagaatgatgatatctgcccatgcgttttcataaagaaatctagatctgggttcattataattgctgtgtacgttgatgatttaaatattattggGACTCCTGAGGAGattccaacaataataaaaactctaaaagaagagtttgagatgaaagatcttggaaagactaaattttgtctcaacctgcagatcgagcatataaaaatgagatctttattcatcaaacaacatacacagaaaaggtcttgaaaaaaatttatatggataagtcacatcccttgagtaccccaatgatcgtaagatcaattccgtcctaaagaagagaatgaagatatccttggtccttaagtaccatatcttagtaccATTAGAGCGCTagtgtatcttgctaataatacgcgacctgacatatcattcgcggtgaatttactagcaagatatagttcctctccaaccagaagacattggagtggaatcaaataaatcttttgatatcttcatggaacggttgatatgggattgttttatccctatgaatccaagtcacaattagttggctatgcagatgttggatatttgtctgatccacataaagggagatctcaaacaggatacctgtttacatatggtggtacagctttATCATGGAGGTCCATGAAACAGACAATTGCagtaacatcctctaatcatgctgaaatactagcgatacataaagctagtcgcgagtgtttttggctgaggagtgtgatccaatatattctgtcatcatgtggactagttgatcagaagatagctccaactgtcctgtttgaagataatacagcatgcattgctcaacttaaaggcggatatatcaaaggcgatagaacaaagcatatttctcccaaattcttcttcactcgtgatcttcaaaatcaaggaacaattgatgtccaacagatctgctcaagtgacaatctggcagatttatttacaaagtcactcccaaaatcctcttttgaaagattggtacatgagattgagatgcgtcgatttcgagacattaaatgatgtcgataaaagggggagactgtactcttttttctttgatcAGGTTTTTTTCCTATTGGgttttttcttgacaaggtttttaatgaggcagtccacgtcacaaaggatattgtactctttttccttcactaaagtttttttcccattggattttctttagtaaggttttaatgagacaataatcctaaatggtcatccaagggggagtgttgtgataagaatgctTTATCACATCTTATgtgggaattttttatttttaatattgtagTGGTAGTGGTGTTTTTTTTAAATGTGGATTGTTGGGGTGTTATACTCAAATGTGGAATCGTTTAACAAGAAAagcagaaatcggaccgtccgatttattagaagtacagaaatcggactgtccgatttctagaggtacacaaatcggactgtccgatttgtagaggtacagaaatcggaccgtctgatttgtggtaaaaaaaaattaaaaaatttgaggtacggaaatcggaccgtccgatttgtagaggtacagaaatcggaccgtccgatttgtggtaaaaaaaaataaaaattttgaggtacagaaatcggaccctccgatttgtgtacttccatagttttgaaaaataccaaaaattacaatgttaaggTATATCACcacttctacttccataacaaaaaaaattagccctTATGTGGATGCCATTCTCAAAGATGATTGTATTTAATATAGTTTGAAAAAGTAAAGCCTTGcacatgtataaataggagcaTAGGTTGAGACTTTTTATATAACAACAAGCAATAAAATACTCTCTCTTTTACGTTGTaatacttctttctctctctttatatttcttaattcttgttacctcttctttatttatttatttatttagttattttgtaacagaaagaaattttttttattttctcacttCTTATtaatcattttttgttttttaagaagtgtataaaaaatatatacacatataacatttttcaaaagttcatggtcttttttatttatttatttatatattttttcattttctatcaTGCTATGTAAATAGCACAACCTGATCCCAAAAAACAGGAGAAAACAAAAAGAGGAAATCACATCAGTAACACCAACAACTAATCtaattttctttttgaattttcattttgcaCCCACTATTTATGCTATTGATTACAAATTGATATCTATATAATGAACTGTGAAAATTTGGTGGGAAAATTAATTCTATTACACCGGCCATAATGATAAAGTTACATAAGTCAAATCAAACATAAGTTGGATCCACAGTTCCACACTGACTCCAAAATGAGACACATCAAGTgtgtccaaaaataatgtcaccTACTTACGTTatatgacttttttatttttccaagaTCATATTTTTCACccctttttcacaaacacatttGCCTCCAATTCCATTCTAAAACAAAAGCTTCTTACTTTTGTTTTGGGTTCTCTTCCAAATCTGCAATTTCAAAACTTTCGGAGCCGTGTGACCTTCTGGGTACGATTACCAACTCTGTATTCAACTTTGTTGATCATTTATGCGTTTTTCTTTTCCATCTTAAGatctaaaaaagtattttttgtttttgtttttttgggaATCAAAGTACCAATCTATTACGAGTAATGTGAAGcatttttattgaattgaaagtatTTTTCCCCTCTgtttattataatttgtttattctAGTTCAAGTTTGGTTTTTTTGTCTTTAGTGAAAAGCTCTTTGAAGCTGGATTCAGTTTTAACCCTTCTATGGATTCTGCTTTTATGGATAGTTTTTGGAGATTTGATTCATCTCCATCCTTTCTGTTTTCTGGGTGAACTCTTTTTCCAtttgattctttttcttttttttccccctTCAAAATCACGGACACTGATTGTGGTTGAGTTGGCATTCTTATCCTTAGGTTATGATGTGTGGTTCATGAGtattgtgtgtgtatgtgtgtgtgtatcTACATCTTTTATGTTGTAGTCCTGTTTTTGTAGAGATCATGATCCACAGTCTACAATGGTTGAAATTAGATATCTGCACTTTTCACTAATTTAACAATATgaacttttttatatatttttttataaaaagcttTCTGGTTTATCTTTTCATAAAAAAAGGATTTCTTGTTTTTTAGCATAAAACATATTGAAGCTAAGTCCATCAGTTcacattatttattttgattagaaTTTTGCTGTTCTCTTGTTATTGATTTGATGCTGAACTAATTTCATGTATTTCTATCACTTTTTCCCCCAATCTTGACATGGTAGATGGAAGATGAAAACTACATGTTAGTATAGGAGAATTTTAATCACATTATGACTTGAATTTTAACATACCATTTACATCTGAATTCATTGGTGACATCAAATGTGCAACAGATTATTGAATAAATCTTCCAGGAGTATCCATTTTCAAAGACTAGAACAATTTTGGATCGTTTATTGGTgctaagaagaagaaaatgccTCGGAATCTAGAAGGTATTAAGGGTGGAGGAGGATCCATCAAGCTAGGAACCACCGGAACAATCGGTTCCTTAATGACAAGGGAATTGAATCAAATCTCTTCAACACCACACAAACAAGTACCTTCAAGAACTAAGCACAGAACACTTCCTGTTTCGGTTGCCTGCACTAGTGCAACGCCAAAAAGACTACAACCAAGAAAACCATCAGATGAAGCAAGTAGCAGTGGAGGCAGTAAAAGCACAAATACAAACCATAGATTCCCCAGTAAGGCAGTGCAGAAAACAAAATCTAGTGGCAGAAGTACACACAGAATTCCAATACTTGGTTATGATAACTTCCCAGTCGACCGAAGTCCTGCCAGGGAGAAGAATGATAAGAAGATACCTAACATTGTTGAAGTTGTGGACATAAGATGTGGGAATGCAGATAAGGCTTGGGCTACTCCTTTAGCAAGTCGTCTTAAGAAGCTTGGTTTCTCAAAGCTCTCAGAGAGCATAATTTAAACCTTGGTTAATCTAAACCTGAAAATTTTGTACCTCTGACTTCAGATTCCTGTAACTGAAAGCAGAGGTGGTACCATTTGGCCTATTGTTGTTTGATACATCCACCATAGAACACATGCTAGATAGGAGCTTGCTGCTACTTGGCCGCTTTTTCTTCGTACTTTCAACTGGGGACACAATTGTGGTTGCTCTAGAGTTTGTGCTAACTGAGGAACCAACTTCTGTAATTTGAGATTTGCTCCTATATGATCTGTCTTGGGAATTTGATTGGATCCGGCTGAAGTACTCGATTTCTTGCATTATAAGAGATGCTACTGTACCTCTGGTGCCTATTTGCACCGGTGCGAATTCTGCAGTTACTTTCATGTCATTTGTGGCAATGGTAGTGGATTTGTGCATGATTTGTTTGGTTGAGAGAAGGGTTGTTTGTGGTTTTGTCCTAGTTGGGAGACTGCAGAGACTCTGAGGCATTTTTCTTTAGATTTCAAGAAGATGTGGTTTCACAAGAATCCTTCACCTTTTGCTCTCTCTATATAAAGTGCATGGCATATATGTAAATGACATGATCACTGCTTTCATGTGCTTTCagttaagaaaaaaagaaatggaAATGTCTAACTAACTATACCACCCTTTTAACTACTTTAAGTTTCATCAACATGCTCCTAGGAACATGACAGGTCCATTATATTGGATTCTTTTTCAGTGTTGAGTGGATGAGATAGGATTCATGTGAAAGGTAAAAGTGTAGCTTTATCTTTCCACTACTTTTTAAGTAGGTGGTTGTTGCATTTTGGTGTCTTCAATAGCAAGGAAGAGATAGTAGGCTAACTATATAGTTTTCAGTGCTTTTTCATGTTTTGGTATGATGTTGTTTTGGTTAGCTTTATCTATTTTGTGATTTGTTTCTATATTGGGTGCTACTTGAGGAGTTTGAGGacttattttgctttgtttaccaAATCTGTGTTTATCATTGAGTTATACTTTTACTTTGAAGTAATTCATAAACACTTGTTagtaaaataaaccaaaatgcagCAGAATGCCAGAATTCGTCTCTTACTCCATGCATTCTAAGTTTGTTGTCAATCATGTTGTTCATGTATTTTGATTTAGTCTAAAGTGCCAATATCCAATGTAATACATTTTAATTTTACAGTATTTTATGCTAATACATATTCCAAGCTCAATAAACACTAGTTATAAAAGTATTTACATATTACTTATCAAAGGAAGTTTCTTATAAGAATAAAATGGACTCAAAAGTCAAAATGGTGGTTCTATAGGATCATTTTCAGGATTTTATCACATGTAACCGTCGTAGTAGTTAGAATCTcgatttaacttttaaaatcttttgataTTACAATTTTGAATGcgttaatcaattttaaaaattttgaataattcggatgattttacaatttaaatatCACTACGATTTTAATATTCTACCTTGCTTGTAACAACTCTTGTTGCAATTTCACTTTACATCCTTGCTTCCCTTTATTCTAGTATGGACACAGCCGGAAAAGGAGACAGAAAACTCTGAAGAACTTGTGCCTTTACTCTCCAGAAACCACCACCGTTGGTCCCTTGGTGGACCCTCTTTCAGGGAGTTTGGTGGTGTCAATCACGTGTAGTTTGTTTATACTTGTACCCTTTTTAGGAACTAGATTCCATTTCACAAGATGACTAAGAACATAAAGTGTAACAAACCAAAAACTAAGAAGTGTCATTGGTCTAGTTCCTTGCTATTTTATCCATTTCGTGGATTCTAAGGATACATAGGAGTAGATGGGGACAACTTGGAACTAGTAAGTGAAAGTGTTTTATCATGTAATTAGATATTGTGTTTGTAAAAAGCCAATTAAGATaacaaattaatatattaaatatttttgttaatacaaTAATATATGATATGAAAAACTTTTGTTTGTAGTTTGTACGATCagtgtataaaaattaaattcatttgaCATTTGATTCACATGGCCTACCGCAGTTGATCAAAGAaaactttatttttgtttatcatgGCTATGTAAGTAGTTACAAAAACAATTCTGATACTTGAAATCATTTatcatctaaattaatattaaaaatataatcaacCTTTCATTCCATATTTCCATTCATATTAATCAACAAAAGAGGAACAATGAAGATAGCTGAAAGCATATACCAGTTATGTCACCAAATATGGGTAGCTTATACTTCATAGCTTCCATCAAGGATTGGTATTTGTTACATACAAGACTGCATACTATTAATAGTAAatataatacaaaagaacaaaacATGATGCAACTCAATTGGATTATAGGTATAAGCTACTACTTAAAATAAAGCTCAAGAAGCTTCTTGAAAGTGTCAAATACACTTGTGAAGGGATTAAGTGCAATAGGGGCCTTAAGTTCAAGATCAGGAAACTGGTTTATTAGTGCCTGCTGCATTCCAGGCATGGACATCATAGCTGCCAGCTGACTGTTCGACATTACTTCGCAATCTTGAGGCGTGTCTTTGATCTTGCTtgaatcatatccaaagttttccAAGTAAGCTTTGTACTTCTCTATGAATTCAGGTCCAGGGTTAGGTGTTCTTGAGTATATCTGTAGTATTCAAAACCGGAAAATGAATCCCAATCATAAAAGATTGACATAACATATAGGGTAAATTACACCGAACTCTACTAAGATTAGGCGATATTAAACATGAATACATGATACGATTCTATTTGGACGAGTGAACGCTAACCTTTCTGagatttaaattatatgatattgaGTACTTTTGTTATAAGAGTAGTATAATTTAATATGCAttgctgagacttaagcaatttcTAAAGCATTATTGCTATTTAAGAAATCTGCATTCCTGAGACTTGAGCAATTTCTAAGCATTATTGTTATTTCAGAAAACGCTATTCTACTCAACTAAATAATGATGAAACCAACTTGGTTTGATTGAGTGAGTCCGCTTAAACAAGCATCGAGACTTCAAATCTCGTCTTAATGTATGTAGCAATCAGTTAGACAatgacaaacccttaaatggagttcagATCCGTGGTAGATTAGTATTTAGCCTCAGAATTCGGATATGTCATGGGAAAACAAATGACGAAAAGTACTTGAAAGGGGCTATATTTATGCAGTTGAGTAATACCTGTACAAAACTAGTGTCCTTTGCTCCTGAAACAAGAGCAAAATTGTCATAATCAGTAGCAATGACATCATAAGGTTCCTTAGGGATGAATGGCAATGTAGGAAAGCGGAGATAGCATTTTTCTTTAATCATTTCCTGCTTCTCTAGGTCAGTTGCATTTTTCTGCAAATCATCTTCTGATAGACATTGAACTCTCCCCCTAATTCCGGTTATATATCCATTAGGGCCTCCATGAACACAAAATGTATCAACTTGAATAGCCTTAGCTTCCCTATCAAATGTATATACACCCTGAAATGTCATTAGTACATAATATCAAGAACTTTATGGATGCCAAAGAAACATAACAACCCAAGTAAATGAGAGAGTTCATGTCTAAGATGCACTAGAGTGTTCTCATGATTCATGAATGACATAATTGAACTCATTTCCAATAAACAATAAAATTGAGAACCTTACGTTCTGTCTATGCCTTAGAATTCAATGATTGTTAATAAGTTAATAATATAATCTTCCTAAATTCCACACCTGAGTACAATGGCAGTCTTCTTGACCTTGACCGGCGAATCCACGTTTAAGCGAAGCGACTTCAAACCATCTTCCTGAATACCTTACAGGATCAAAA contains:
- the LOC112702003 gene encoding uncharacterized protein yields the protein MPRNLEGIKGGGGSIKLGTTGTIGSLMTRELNQISSTPHKQVPSRTKHRTLPVSVACTSATPKRLQPRKPSDEASSSGGSKSTNTNHRFPSKAVQKTKSSGRSTHRIPILGYDNFPVDRSPAREKNDKKIPNIVEVVDIRCGNADKAWATPLASRLKKLGFSKLSESII
- the LOC112702004 gene encoding chloroplastic lipocalin, with the protein product MVEVLLASSHLLHCSSYPPTSWKVSGTGRGAYLKCSLELRRSSKVVLTKKVLLSGLAASFILLSPPPSQSAATDFVHQQNICQLANASENSVALPFENDSDGKGANLMMMRGMTAKNFDPVRYSGRWFEVASLKRGFAGQGQEDCHCTQGVYTFDREAKAIQVDTFCVHGGPNGYITGIRGRVQCLSEDDLQKNATDLEKQEMIKEKCYLRFPTLPFIPKEPYDVIATDYDNFALVSGAKDTSFVQIYSRTPNPGPEFIEKYKAYLENFGYDSSKIKDTPQDCEVMSNSQLAAMMSMPGMQQALINQFPDLELKAPIALNPFTSVFDTFKKLLELYFK